From a region of the Selenihalanaerobacter shriftii genome:
- a CDS encoding chemotaxis protein CheA: MDNSRYLKVFIEEANEYLQTLNHYLLDLERLKEDFKEADKLFRAVHSLKGMASIIGYDEIVRLTHKLENVFNALRNQELKINSELVDDLLEVVDLLEQIIKQINRKNGKMHTGFNSRINKVISKLDNITDLSTNEKLFNSIQTGERSLQLTLDSTISLNMKEELDQGKNCLLIKVILNSDIQLISARAFTIINRLKDYGDIIKITPKLEIIEQGKLQTPNFTLILSTIEAKQKLKSKITAEVEVIKVIINEISLNQLNIDSYESKANDYSKDVDFNWDPTVKVGIDQLDDLMNLVGELMINKSQVVNLDRENKFRKRKEVWEDIDKSINLLHGDIMELRMISLTKIIDRFPRMVRDLSKKMDKQVKLEVKGEDIEIDRVIIEELGDPLVHLLRNCIDHGIEKPQERIANKKQKVGTVKITASQHGNEVKIVVSDDGSGIDDKVIKRKAIEKGIINSAEAEEMMKDEIIDLIFVSGFSTSEEVTSISGRGVGMDVVNSKIVSLGGQIRVDSIKGEGTKFIIELPITSSIIQALIVRVDVEKYVLPLNHIDEVHNVAVKDIKERQGKSSFVLREEKIELTYLHHRLALTKPIYNPDDEVPIIIISIGEKKEGLVVDELISQQKIVVKPLNGLLSNISSISGATILGNGQIALILNMLNIA, translated from the coding sequence GTGGATAATTCTCGTTATTTAAAAGTCTTTATAGAAGAGGCTAATGAATATTTACAAACTTTAAACCACTATCTTTTAGATTTAGAGAGATTAAAAGAGGACTTTAAAGAGGCTGATAAGCTATTTAGAGCAGTTCATTCTCTTAAGGGGATGGCAAGTATTATAGGGTATGATGAAATAGTTAGATTAACTCATAAATTAGAGAATGTATTTAATGCTTTGCGGAATCAAGAATTGAAAATCAATTCAGAATTAGTTGATGATTTATTAGAAGTAGTAGATTTATTAGAACAGATAATTAAACAGATTAATCGGAAGAATGGTAAAATGCATACTGGATTTAATTCTAGGATTAATAAAGTGATTTCTAAATTGGATAATATCACTGATCTCTCAACAAACGAAAAGTTGTTTAACTCAATACAGACTGGAGAAAGAAGTCTACAATTAACTTTAGATTCAACTATTAGTTTAAATATGAAAGAAGAACTAGACCAAGGAAAAAATTGTTTATTAATAAAAGTAATCTTAAATTCAGATATACAGTTGATATCTGCTAGAGCATTTACAATAATTAACAGATTAAAAGATTATGGAGATATTATAAAAATTACCCCAAAGTTAGAAATTATTGAACAAGGAAAATTACAAACTCCGAATTTCACATTGATTTTATCCACTATTGAAGCTAAACAGAAATTAAAATCGAAAATTACTGCTGAGGTTGAGGTTATTAAAGTTATTATTAATGAGATTTCCCTTAATCAATTAAATATTGACTCTTATGAATCAAAAGCAAATGATTATTCAAAAGATGTTGATTTTAATTGGGATCCAACTGTTAAAGTAGGGATTGATCAATTAGATGATTTAATGAATTTAGTAGGAGAATTAATGATTAATAAATCACAAGTTGTAAATCTTGACCGTGAAAATAAGTTTAGAAAAAGGAAAGAAGTCTGGGAAGATATAGATAAATCTATTAATCTATTACATGGAGATATTATGGAATTAAGAATGATTTCCTTAACTAAGATTATAGATAGATTTCCCCGGATGGTTAGAGACTTGTCTAAAAAGATGGATAAACAGGTTAAGCTAGAAGTTAAAGGTGAGGACATAGAAATAGATAGAGTTATTATAGAAGAATTAGGTGATCCATTGGTTCACCTTTTAAGGAATTGTATTGATCATGGAATAGAGAAACCACAAGAAAGAATAGCAAATAAGAAGCAAAAGGTTGGTACAGTTAAGATAACAGCTTCTCAACATGGAAATGAGGTAAAGATAGTAGTATCTGATGATGGTTCTGGTATAGATGATAAAGTTATTAAGAGAAAGGCTATTGAAAAAGGAATTATCAATTCAGCAGAAGCAGAAGAAATGATGAAGGATGAGATTATCGATCTAATTTTTGTGTCAGGATTTAGTACTTCAGAAGAAGTAACAAGTATATCTGGTAGAGGGGTAGGGATGGATGTAGTAAACTCTAAAATTGTATCATTAGGAGGACAGATTAGAGTAGATTCTATTAAAGGGGAAGGTACAAAATTTATCATTGAATTACCAATAACTTCATCCATAATTCAAGCCTTAATAGTTAGAGTTGATGTAGAAAAATATGTATTACCTCTTAATCATATTGATGAAGTACATAATGTGGCTGTTAAAGATATAAAAGAACGTCAAGGAAAAAGTTCTTTTGTATTAAGAGAAGAAAAAATTGAACTAACATATTTACATCATAGATTAGCTTTAACAAAACCTATCTATAATCCAGATGATGAAGTGCCTATAATTATAATTTCGATTGGAGAAAAAAAAGAAGGGTTAGTAGTTGATGAATTAATTAGTCAACAGAAGATAGTAGTTAAGCCTTTAAATGGACTTTTAAGTAATATTTCTAGTATTTCTGGAGCAACTATCTTAGGTAATGGTCAAATTGCTTTAATCTTAAATATGCTGAATATTGCTTAA
- a CDS encoding chemotaxis protein CheW: MNQLQSKGIVTDLELVIFRLNQKEYGVKVLETQEIIEMQEITRVPNVPKFIRGIINLRGQIIPTIDLKKRFNLKESKKPIEERIIIVEAEGNKVGIVVDEVIEILDLSNKQISPSVKINREINEKYLKKVFKFKDRSLILLNLTPILSPDKIKEVGLNNVQKD; this comes from the coding sequence ATGAATCAACTACAATCTAAAGGAATAGTAACAGATTTAGAATTAGTTATATTTAGGTTAAATCAAAAAGAGTATGGAGTAAAGGTTTTAGAAACTCAAGAGATTATAGAAATGCAGGAAATTACAAGAGTACCTAATGTTCCAAAATTTATAAGAGGAATAATTAACTTAAGAGGGCAGATTATTCCAACTATTGATCTTAAAAAGAGATTTAATTTAAAAGAATCAAAAAAACCAATAGAAGAAAGGATTATAATAGTTGAAGCAGAAGGAAATAAAGTAGGAATAGTAGTAGATGAAGTAATAGAAATATTAGATCTTTCTAATAAGCAGATTAGTCCTTCAGTTAAAATTAATAGAGAAATTAATGAAAAATACTTAAAAAAGGTATTTAAATTTAAAGATAGATCTTTGATTTTATTAAATTTAACGCCAATTTTAAGTCCAGATAAAATAAAAGAGGTAGGATTGAATAATGTTCAAAAAGATTAG